The following coding sequences are from one Salvia hispanica cultivar TCC Black 2014 chromosome 3, UniMelb_Shisp_WGS_1.0, whole genome shotgun sequence window:
- the LOC125214670 gene encoding uncharacterized protein LOC125214670 isoform X1, with translation MENGDPSLGLEDGTIDVEDLLVEPPQDGHLSMDNVICFDEKIAKNAMAIVPVSCSSGGSDTGIAREGKDILNGEVLNAMPIEAEDGYFRLENDFCNMGDEYLLGVEFAESITNLDYGSSEGLQAFASDCQIQVSTDGSDTGCRSDLYRTGDLRKCQTNQKAESSKFGGTLIRRGCETLDEGNPTVSPRSCSLQNSGKSRNSSSSSFLEVLSDENDGTFSLADKMFYSSKTIRNDEIELTGQNDATNAIEGQQIVATSSVQESSSNVLTQKRSRKPTQRYIDGLADPIPTYSKRKREASSSTIKDKSPGGKERRKCHVGPKAIKVPPEDPEEFSVIAIQVPFGSLANQERSESQSFDTVQHVDCRNSVTKSKGKSSTPTNKSDKCVPALEYKKKGDCAEAPSRKRGDCGMGQKKTDVFVAESPSKKKNVPAAATNQKKRNDLALAVIRKKRDDCFTTESPKKRDDRRLAVVHHKKRDDTLTDESSEEASGRRKHHRLWTISEVRKLIEGVSQYGVGRWSRIKKLFFAASAHRTSVDLKDKWRNLLKASGMQEQGSQQGEKKRNVAWRPLPKPILRRVCELATMHPYPKGERGATKAAARDSTTDITLSDYRRILSSVNGN, from the exons ATGGAGAATGGAGATCCGTCTCTGGGGTTGGAAGATGGGACAATTGATGTTGAGGATCTGCTTGTGGAACCCCCACAAGACGGGCATCTGTCGATGGATAATGTCATATGTTTCGATGAGAAGATCGCAAAGAATGCAATGGCCATAGTACCTGTTTCCTGCAGTTCTG GTGGGTCGGATACTGGTATTGCTCGGGAAGGGAAAGATATTCTAAATGGAGAA GTACTCAATGCAATGCCTATTGAAGCTGAAGATGGATACTTCCGACTAGAGAATGATTTTTGTAACATGGGTGATGAGTACCTTCTAG GTGTTGAGTTTGCAGAAAGTATTACAAATTTGGATTATGGTTCAAGTGAAGGTTTGCAGGCTTTTGCCTCAGACTGTCAAATTCAAGTGTCTACTGATGGTTCTGACACTGGCTGTAGGTCGGATCTATATAGAACAGGTGATTTGCGGAAGTGCCAGACTAACCAGAAGGCTGAGAGCTCCAAATTTGGTGGTACTCTTATTCGCCGTGGGTGTGAAACATTGGATGAGGGCAACCCTACAGTTTCACCCAGATCGTGTAGTTTGCAAAATTCTGGAAAGTCTCGGAACAGTTCAAGCTCTTCTTTTCTAGAAGTTCTGTCCGATGAGAATGACGGAACATTCTCCCTAGCtgataagatgttttacagcTCAAAGACTATAAGAAATGATGAAATTGAGCTGACGGGCCAAAATGATGCTACTAATGCAATTGAGGGGCAGCAGATAGTAGCAACATCGTCAGTTCAAGAAAGTAGCAGTAATGTCCTTACACAAAAAAGATCACGCAAGCCCACACAAAGGTACATTGATGGATTAGCCGACCCCATTCCAACATATTCTAAAAGAAAACGAGAGGCTTCTTCTTCTACCATCAAGGACAAATCTCCTGGAGGTAAAGAACGTAGGAAGTGTCATGTGGGACCTAAAGCAATTAAAGTACCTCCTGAGGATCCAGAGGAGTTCTCTGTCATAGCAATTCAAGTTCCCTTTGGTTCTTTAGCTAACCAAGAACGTTCAGAGAGTCAATCATTTGATACG GTGCAGCATGTGGATTGTAGAAATTCAGTGACCAAGTCGAAAGGGAAGAGTTCTACCCCAACCAATAAATCCGACAAATGTGTCCCGGCACttgaatataagaaaaaaggtGATTGTGCAGAAGCTCCATCAAGAAAAAGAGGTGATTGCGGCATGGGTCAGAAAAAAACCGACGTTTTTGTTGCAGAATCTCCgtcaaagaaaaagaatgtcCCTGCAGCAGCCACAAATCAGAAGAAAAGAAACGACTTAGCCCTTGCTGTAATTCGGAAAAAAAGGGATGACTGTTTTACAACAGAGAGTCCAAAGAAGAGGGACGACCGCCGCCTAGCTGTGGTGCATCACAAGAAAAGAGACGACACTTTAACAGATGAGAGCTCTGAGGAAGCTAGTGGCCGCAGGAAGCATCATAGGCTATGGACTATTTCCGAGGTCAGAAAATTAATCGAGGGTGTTTCCCAATACGGAGTTGGTAGATGGAGTCGAATAAAGAAGCTCTTCTTTGCAGCATCCGCTCATCGCACATCCGTAGATCTCAAG GACAAATGGCGGAATCTGTTGAAAGCCAGCGGTATGCAGGAACAAGGGAGTCAGCAG GGAGAGAAGAAACGGAATGTGGCGTGGCGGCCTCTGCCAAAGCCCATCCTGCGCCGCGTCTGTGAACTGGCGACAATGCATCCTTACCCGAAAGGCGAGAGGGGGGCGACAAAGGCTGCTGCGCGCGATTCGACGACGGATATAACGCTGAGTGACTACAGAAGAATCCTAAGTAGTGTTAATGGGAACTGA
- the LOC125214670 gene encoding uncharacterized protein LOC125214670 isoform X2 has protein sequence MVLNAMPIEAEDGYFRLENDFCNMGDEYLLGVEFAESITNLDYGSSEGLQAFASDCQIQVSTDGSDTGCRSDLYRTGDLRKCQTNQKAESSKFGGTLIRRGCETLDEGNPTVSPRSCSLQNSGKSRNSSSSSFLEVLSDENDGTFSLADKMFYSSKTIRNDEIELTGQNDATNAIEGQQIVATSSVQESSSNVLTQKRSRKPTQRYIDGLADPIPTYSKRKREASSSTIKDKSPGGKERRKCHVGPKAIKVPPEDPEEFSVIAIQVPFGSLANQERSESQSFDTVQHVDCRNSVTKSKGKSSTPTNKSDKCVPALEYKKKGDCAEAPSRKRGDCGMGQKKTDVFVAESPSKKKNVPAAATNQKKRNDLALAVIRKKRDDCFTTESPKKRDDRRLAVVHHKKRDDTLTDESSEEASGRRKHHRLWTISEVRKLIEGVSQYGVGRWSRIKKLFFAASAHRTSVDLKDKWRNLLKASGMQEQGSQQGEKKRNVAWRPLPKPILRRVCELATMHPYPKGERGATKAAARDSTTDITLSDYRRILSSVNGN, from the exons ATG GTACTCAATGCAATGCCTATTGAAGCTGAAGATGGATACTTCCGACTAGAGAATGATTTTTGTAACATGGGTGATGAGTACCTTCTAG GTGTTGAGTTTGCAGAAAGTATTACAAATTTGGATTATGGTTCAAGTGAAGGTTTGCAGGCTTTTGCCTCAGACTGTCAAATTCAAGTGTCTACTGATGGTTCTGACACTGGCTGTAGGTCGGATCTATATAGAACAGGTGATTTGCGGAAGTGCCAGACTAACCAGAAGGCTGAGAGCTCCAAATTTGGTGGTACTCTTATTCGCCGTGGGTGTGAAACATTGGATGAGGGCAACCCTACAGTTTCACCCAGATCGTGTAGTTTGCAAAATTCTGGAAAGTCTCGGAACAGTTCAAGCTCTTCTTTTCTAGAAGTTCTGTCCGATGAGAATGACGGAACATTCTCCCTAGCtgataagatgttttacagcTCAAAGACTATAAGAAATGATGAAATTGAGCTGACGGGCCAAAATGATGCTACTAATGCAATTGAGGGGCAGCAGATAGTAGCAACATCGTCAGTTCAAGAAAGTAGCAGTAATGTCCTTACACAAAAAAGATCACGCAAGCCCACACAAAGGTACATTGATGGATTAGCCGACCCCATTCCAACATATTCTAAAAGAAAACGAGAGGCTTCTTCTTCTACCATCAAGGACAAATCTCCTGGAGGTAAAGAACGTAGGAAGTGTCATGTGGGACCTAAAGCAATTAAAGTACCTCCTGAGGATCCAGAGGAGTTCTCTGTCATAGCAATTCAAGTTCCCTTTGGTTCTTTAGCTAACCAAGAACGTTCAGAGAGTCAATCATTTGATACG GTGCAGCATGTGGATTGTAGAAATTCAGTGACCAAGTCGAAAGGGAAGAGTTCTACCCCAACCAATAAATCCGACAAATGTGTCCCGGCACttgaatataagaaaaaaggtGATTGTGCAGAAGCTCCATCAAGAAAAAGAGGTGATTGCGGCATGGGTCAGAAAAAAACCGACGTTTTTGTTGCAGAATCTCCgtcaaagaaaaagaatgtcCCTGCAGCAGCCACAAATCAGAAGAAAAGAAACGACTTAGCCCTTGCTGTAATTCGGAAAAAAAGGGATGACTGTTTTACAACAGAGAGTCCAAAGAAGAGGGACGACCGCCGCCTAGCTGTGGTGCATCACAAGAAAAGAGACGACACTTTAACAGATGAGAGCTCTGAGGAAGCTAGTGGCCGCAGGAAGCATCATAGGCTATGGACTATTTCCGAGGTCAGAAAATTAATCGAGGGTGTTTCCCAATACGGAGTTGGTAGATGGAGTCGAATAAAGAAGCTCTTCTTTGCAGCATCCGCTCATCGCACATCCGTAGATCTCAAG GACAAATGGCGGAATCTGTTGAAAGCCAGCGGTATGCAGGAACAAGGGAGTCAGCAG GGAGAGAAGAAACGGAATGTGGCGTGGCGGCCTCTGCCAAAGCCCATCCTGCGCCGCGTCTGTGAACTGGCGACAATGCATCCTTACCCGAAAGGCGAGAGGGGGGCGACAAAGGCTGCTGCGCGCGATTCGACGACGGATATAACGCTGAGTGACTACAGAAGAATCCTAAGTAGTGTTAATGGGAACTGA